The genomic segment CGCATGCTGTTTCGCCGCGCGCGGCCGCGGCCGGCCCGCGCGGCGGGCCGCGCGCTGGTGGCCGCGATGCTCGCCGAACTGTCCCGGCATCGCCCCGGCGACTACCGGCGGCGATCCCGGGCGTTCATGCGGGCGCTCGGGCTACCGGCGGCCGACGCCCGTTCCCTCGGCGTGATGGACGCGCTGCAAAACTGCATCGACCTGGCGGGGCGGCTTCGGCTCGGTCCGTTCGCGCGCGACCTCGCGTCGCGGATGCCGCCGGCGTGTTCGACGCTGATGGTGTGGGGGGCCGCGTCGGTGGACGGCGCGCTGCGCCACGCGCGGAACTTCGACTTCCCGGGCATCGGCGTGTGGGACGCGGCGCCTGCGGTCGTGTTCTGCGATCCGGACGACGGACTCCGCTACGGGTTCGTCACGACCCGCGGCGCGGACGCCGTGGGCGTGACGGCATTCAACGAAGCCGGCATTTCCGTGACCGCGCACACGCGCTTCCACCGCCAGTGTCACGTGTCGGGTGCGCTGGTCGTCGACGTCGGCCACGACATCGTGCGGCGGGCGGAGTCGATCGCGGACGCGGTTCGGCTCGTCCGGCGGCGGCCGGTGGCGTCGACCTGGGGGCTCGCCGTGTCGTCGGCGCGGGAGCGCCGCGCGGTGGTGATCGAGACGGCAGGCGCGCGCGTCGCGGTCGTCGAGCCGACGCGCGACGGCATGCTCGCGTGCGCCAACCGCTATCGGCATCCCGACATGCTCGCCGGGCAGCTCACGCTGACGCCGTGCTGGGCGTACCACTCCGACGAGCGGCAAGCGCGGCTCGAGGCGCTGGCGGCAGCGGCGCGCGCGCGCGGCGGCATGACCGACGCGGACCTGCGCGCGGCGCTCGGCGACGACGTGCTGGCGCAGGCGGCGACGGTCCAGAGCGTCGTGATCGAGCCGGAGGCGCGGCGCGTATGGGTGGCGACCGGCGGCTGTCCGACGAGCTGGGGGCCGTGGATGGCGGTGCCGTGGAGCTGGGACGAGCCGGTCGGCGCACACGCCGCGGCTGCCGGCGACGGCGACCGACGGACCGACGAAGCGTTCGCCGCGTACGTCGAGGCGACGCGGATCGACGCGGACACGCACGACGACGCATCGGCGCTGGCGGCGATCGAGCGAGCCGTGTCGCTCGCCCCCGATCGGCCCGACTTTCGCTTTCTCGCGGGCGTACTCGAGCTGCGGTTCGGCCGGCTCGACCGCGCGCTGGCCCACTTCGACGCGGGGCTCGCGCACGAGCGGCGCGCGTTTCGCCGCGGCCAGCTGCTGCTGTGGGCCGCGCGGACCGCGGCGGCGCGCGGCGACGCGGCGCGGGCGGCGGCGCTGCGCGACGAGCTGTGCGCGCTCGACCACCCGCTGCTCGCGCGCCACCGCGGCGCGGCTCGGTTCGAGCGCGAGCGGCCGGCGCGCGCCACGCTGCGCCCGCCCGTGCCGAATTTCCTGCTGGTCGACGCGCTATAGCGCCGCCACAACGGAGCCGGCGCGCGCGCTCGTCGGCGCGCAGTCGAGTCGGTCGTCAGGCGGTGGCATCGCCGCCGCCGGTCGGCCGGCCTGCGCCGTGGTATAGAGCGCGCGATGAACCTGTCGGTGAACCTCAACAAGGTCGCGCTGCTGCGCAACAGCCGCGGCGCCGACAACCCGAGCCCGCTGCGCGCGGCGGAGGTGTGCATCGACGCCGGTGCCGCCGGCATCACGCTGCACTTGCGCGAAGATCGGCGCCACACCCGGCCCGGCGACGTGCGCGACATCTGCGCGCTGTGCAAGGAGCGCGGCGTCGAGTTCAACCTCGAGGGAGATCCGCGCGACGAACTGATCGATCTCGCACTCGAGGTGCGGCCGACGCAGTTCACGCTCGTGCCGGTCACACCGGGCGAGATCACGAGCGACCACGGCTGGGATCTGCCGCGCGAGCACGACCGCATCGCGCCGGTGATCGCTCGGCTCAAGGACGCCGGGATCCGCGCGGCGATCTTCATGGATCCGGTCCCCGGCGCGATGGCCGCGGCCGCCGCGACCGGCACGGACCGCATCGAGATCTACACCGAGCCGTACGCCGCGGCGTTCGGCACGGACCGGCAGCCGGTCGAACTCGACCGGTTTCGCGACAGCGCGCGCGCGGCGACCGCCGCGGGCCTCGGCGTCAACGCGGGCCACGACCTGAACCTGC from the Deltaproteobacteria bacterium genome contains:
- a CDS encoding pyridoxine 5'-phosphate synthase; translation: MNLSVNLNKVALLRNSRGADNPSPLRAAEVCIDAGAAGITLHLREDRRHTRPGDVRDICALCKERGVEFNLEGDPRDELIDLALEVRPTQFTLVPVTPGEITSDHGWDLPREHDRIAPVIARLKDAGIRAAIFMDPVPGAMAAAAATGTDRIEIYTEPYAAAFGTDRQPVELDRFRDSARAATAAGLGVNAGHDLNLRNMPLVAREIPEVLEVSIGHALVADALYLGLAETVRRYLAVCRGEEVDAPKTR